TATTGACCTTTCCTGATGGGCTAGGATCGATGGTTACAGCGACCTATGATTCCAAAAACCGAATGGTTTCTATGCAGATTGGTTCAAGAGCCATTCAAAATGTTTATGATGCAGGAAACTTCTTGGTGAAACAAGTCGATAATGGTGTTACTAAACATTATATCTGGAACTATGCTTATGCCTTGCCTAGAATTGTTGCAGAGGCAGATTCTGCGGGTACTCTTTTGGCAAGTTACGTTTGGGCCAATGGTTTGTTGGTAAGTCGCAAAGATGAAATGACCGGGCAGAAGCTATTCTATCTTAGCGATGCTCTTGGGAATGTAGTTGCATTAACCGATACCAACGGCGTTATAACAGATACTTATGTATATGGAAATGATGGTGAAGATATGCAACATACAGGAAGCACTCAACAGCCTTTTACATGGAGAGGTGCTTTTGGAGTGTTGCATCAGTTTGGAAATATCTACTACGTTCGCCAGCGTTGGCATGACGCTTCTTCTGGGCGTTTCCTCTCTCAAGATCCTTATCCTTGGAATCCTACAAATAATCAAACCATGAACCGATATGTTTATGGCTTGAATAATCCTTTGGTTTTTGTGGATGTTAATGGTTTGTATAGCGAAGAAGTAGAAGAGAAAGTACATAGCGCCGCTGGAGTGTCAATAAAGGAGCTGCAATACGCAGCGAATAATCCAGTTAATGCATCAATAGCAGACTATTTAAGACATCAAGCTATTAAGATTTCATTGTTAGGAGGGGTATTAGAATATAATTATTCCTTTACCAAAGAAGAAGCTGGTTATTATATGCTTCGACAAGTGAATGCTATGCGTCATGCTGTTTGGCAAGGTCTTATTACAATGAGTAGAGGAAAAGAAGTAGCGTTGGAGGTTGGTAATGTCCATGAATCTTTTCCTGAAAGTGAAGCAGATTTAAGTCAGAGAGTTTTTTACAATATTCATGATGCAGATAGGACTGTTGATTTCTTGAATAATCAAATAGGAAGAAATATAGCGAGCAATTATGCTGCTAGTTGTAGTAGATGTGAGAGTCGTTATATACCACTGTTAATTTTATGGGAATATTACAAAGAAGGTTTATGGGTAGGAAATGTAGTGCGTAATTCTAAAGGAGATGTTATAAAAGTATCGATTTATCAAGAAAAATTACCTAAAGAACAATTAATAAGATTTTTTCACTCGCTAGATAATAAATTCAAATATGTGCGTTAAACTTTTTTTGAAGATAGTTATAGGATTAGCTTTTTTGTTTACGATTGATAATTCACTGTTGGGGCAATCAAATACAATTGTATACACCTACGATATGCTAAACCGAGTAACAAGAATAGAATATCCTAATGGAAATATTATTGAATACAGCTATCAACCCAATGGGAATCGTATTACCAAAACAAGGTTCCCTCTACTGCCAATTGAGTTGTTTGAATTCGAGGCAGAGAAAGGAATAGAATATTTGACCATCAACACCTACTGGGTGACCAAGACAGAATTAAATGGCAGTCATTTTGAGGTGGAGTGGAGCAAAAACGGAGGAGCCACTTTTTCTAAAGTAGGAGAGGTCAAAGCCGTGGGGAATTCTACGAGTCAACAGGCTTATAGTTTCTTACACGAAAACCCAATTATTGGGCACAATTATTATCGACTGAAATGTGTAGACCTTGACGGAAGCTTCTCCTACTCCAAAATTAGAGTAGTAGAACTGTTGGGGAACCACGTTAATCCGATTATTGTCTTCCCTAATCCTACTAAGGATGTGGTGACCATTCAATGCACAGCATTGACTACAGATGCTCAATTAGAATTAATGGATGAATCAGGCAAATTGATTTCTATTCGAACAATGCCCAAAGGAAGTACTACCCAAAAACTTAGTTTGGAAGAGCTACCTACGGGTATTTATTTATTGAGATTGATTATCAATATTGAAGATGAAGCGGTCCATACCTTTAAGGTGGAAAAAGTAAATTAAACATGCTCTTAATTCAATGCAAAGGAAGTTGCCTCAATCACAGCAATGGTTTGGGGCAGCTTTTCTGCTGTTTTTCTATAAGACTGATCTTGACAAATTAATTGACTCATAGCATCTCCGCAGAGCATCATTATTTTCGAAGCGCCACAAGACATGAGCGTTTGATAAGCTTCCTTTTCTGTACAATGACCATGATATATTAGAATACTTTCGTGGATGCCATCGCCCCTAGAAGAGCCTTTTAGCGGGCTGTCTTTGATTGCAATGTAAGTTCTACCGACCCTTCTGCTCCCCCAACCATCTTTATTGCAGAGAGGTTCTAGACCTACTAAGACATTGGGAGAACGCGGTAATTGATTGCTGACATCATTATACTGGGTTGAATTGGAATTATACGGTTTTAGGACTGCACTTTTTCGATTAAGTATCAACATCATTTTATTGTATTTGTTATCGCCAAAACCACAGCTTTCGATTTTAGAATTGATTTTAATAGGAAAGGGAAGCCTCGCGGTGGTCTCCGTAAACCAACCGAAAAAAGCACCACTAGAGAGTGAAAATATACCAGGATATTGCCTTTTTACCCGTTTCCAAATATCAGAGAGGTCCTTTCGTTGGAAGGTTGGGTCAGGTAAATGGTGTTGACCGTCGATTTTATTTTCCAATATAAGGAGCACCTTCGCCCCAGCACTTAAATCAATACTTTGAAGCCATTCTTTTTTGCCATACTTGTCAGTACGTTTGTACAGTTTCACCGCATTACCGCGTTGTTCCA
Above is a window of Aureispira anguillae DNA encoding:
- a CDS encoding T9SS type A sorting domain-containing protein, producing MKIVIGLAFLFTIDNSLLGQSNTIVYTYDMLNRVTRIEYPNGNIIEYSYQPNGNRITKTRFPLLPIELFEFEAEKGIEYLTINTYWVTKTELNGSHFEVEWSKNGGATFSKVGEVKAVGNSTSQQAYSFLHENPIIGHNYYRLKCVDLDGSFSYSKIRVVELLGNHVNPIIVFPNPTKDVVTIQCTALTTDAQLELMDESGKLISIRTMPKGSTTQKLSLEELPTGIYLLRLIINIEDEAVHTFKVEKVN